Below is a genomic region from Bacteroidia bacterium.
ATAAGGTCAAGTTGAGGGTATTGAGGGAGTGTTATTCAATTGCGTGAGGGGCATGGAGCATGCCGATAGGCAGTGCGGAGCGTTAGCGGAGCACCGAAGCGAAGCGTAGTGCGGAATGCCCCGACCCTTGCGTCAGCAAGGGGCACGCCCAAAATAAAAAAATATCCTTCATAAAAATTGAAATCAAGATATTTTGCCTGCTTTGGCAGAAGTATCCCGCACCAACGGGATAAAAAGATTGATATTGAACTAAATGAGAAAGTATGTCTTTTAGTTTGAAATATAACCACAGCAATATCCTTTATCTGAACTGTTTTTTAGTCTAAACGAGTAGCCACGCAACAAAGCTTATCTAAAAACAAACTTAAACCTTGTTTAGCTTCGGCAGAGATAGTGTAGTGAATGTATTTATCCAAATACAAACTCACTGTTTGCTCATCTATCTGATGCTGTGCCGCCCATTGAGCATAGTAATTCCGTCTGTCTTGAATGCCCTTTTCAAAAGCATAATTGAGCAAAGAATGAAGTTCCGAACTGTACAGTTTTTTATCAACCACCCATAGCGCAAAAACAAAAGGTAATTGAGTGTACTCATACCAAGCTTGAGCAAGGTCAAAGTCATACTGATAAGCTGTTTTTAAGATTATAGCTCTATCGCCAATAATTACTCCTGCTTGATTACCTTGTATTTGAGCTTCATATCCAGGGTAAGCTTCTATAAATTTAGGCTTAATTTTCCAATAATTTTGACATAAAATTTGTGCAAGCGCAATGGATGTACGCGATTGGTAGTCTAAAAAGATAGTTGAAATTTTTTGAATAGGTACTTGGCTGTACAGGCTTACAGAGTATACTCTGCCGTAGGCTACAATTCCATAATCCGATATAGGAACGACGTTTTTGAGTTCGGATAAGGTTGCCGTAGGAATAAGTCCTACATTTGCTTTGCCACATTTGAGCATTTCTGTACACCTTTTAGGGTCATAGACCTCAACCGTATGATTTACAGAAAGATATTTTCGGATACCTAATAAGTAGGGTTGTGTGTTAAGATATGATACCGCTGCAATTTGAAGCATAACACAAGCGATTTTAGGTTACAAGTTCACTCCTCAAAATGGCTACTCTCGTTTGGGTAAAGCTCTACATTCAAGGTTCGTAGCTTATCTAAAATAGCGTTGATTGTTTCTAACTCTTGATTACTCAACACGCTCATGATTTGCTCTAATCTGTTTTGTTGTTTGTCTATTTTATTTAGAAGTGCAATACCTTGTTCAGATATGCGTATGTCAATCAAACGCTTATCAATAAGACTAATTTTTCGCGTTACTAAACCTTGCTTGACTAGCCTATCTACAATTCGTGAAACGTCAGAAGTTTTATCTAGCATTTGCTTACGGATATCACAGATGCTTAAAGAAACTGGATATACATTTTTGAGTATCCGAAGGACATTATACTGCTGCGGAGTAATATGATAGGGGTTGAGAAAATCTTGTATGCAGTTGTGTAGCCAGTGTGCTGTGTAGATGATATTTATTCCTGCTTTTTGAGCTTGAGAACTGAAATGGTACTGCAAAATGGCTTCTTCTAATCTCATACTAAAGCCTTGTAGTCTTATAAGCAAAGATATGCAATTTATGTTCATTTGTTTAAAACTTAAAACTTGGTCAAGTGTGGTTAGGTTTTTCAGAATGAATAATATTAACTCTTTGATTATGAGTATCTTTTATGGCATAGCTAATTTTTTCTTTGGCTGTTCTGACGGCATCTACTACGTTTTGCTGCTGGGCTAATTGGCAAGCAATTAAAGAGGAATACATATCACCTGAACCGAAGTGCTTAGTGTTGCTGATTGTAGGCGCTTCAAACAGGTAAAAATCATTTTTGTAGTAGAGAATATCACTACACCATTTATCACCATATTCATCTGCACGATAGGTATGACTAAATAAACGCCCTTTGAGAAGGACATACATATCATAATTGAGCTGTGCTATACGTTGAACTGCTACTTGTGCATCTTCGGGAGTATCTATGGGCATACCTGAAAATTGTTCTGCTTCGTATTTATTCGGCACGAATATGGTTACGTAAGGAATAATGTTCTCAATTACGGCTAAAACTACATCAGCACTGCTCCACTCTGCA
It encodes:
- a CDS encoding hydroxymethylpyrimidine/phosphomethylpyrimidine kinase — translated: MADNIKTILCINAADTAGGIGIATDIKTIQSQNMDSIHVYTAIIAQYHDELIDMIEIPADVVRLQLDSIRKYKIYDAIKIGIIPNVRIAQEIGNFISQVNVPVVLDISLRNRSSAEWSSADVVLAVIENIIPYVTIFVPNKYEAEQFSGMPIDTPEDAQVAVQRIAQLNYDMYVLLKGRLFSHTYRADEYGDKWCSDILYYKNDFYLFEAPTISNTKHFGSGDMYSSLIACQLAQQQNVVDAVRTAKEKISYAIKDTHNQRVNIIHSEKPNHT
- a CDS encoding menaquinone biosynthesis protein codes for the protein MLQIAAVSYLNTQPYLLGIRKYLSVNHTVEVYDPKRCTEMLKCGKANVGLIPTATLSELKNVVPISDYGIVAYGRVYSVSLYSQVPIQKISTIFLDYQSRTSIALAQILCQNYWKIKPKFIEAYPGYEAQIQGNQAGVIIGDRAIILKTAYQYDFDLAQAWYEYTQLPFVFALWVVDKKLYSSELHSLLNYAFEKGIQDRRNYYAQWAAQHQIDEQTVSLYLDKYIHYTISAEAKQGLSLFLDKLCCVATRLD
- a CDS encoding MarR family transcriptional regulator, which produces MRLEEAILQYHFSSQAQKAGINIIYTAHWLHNCIQDFLNPYHITPQQYNVLRILKNVYPVSLSICDIRKQMLDKTSDVSRIVDRLVKQGLVTRKISLIDKRLIDIRISEQGIALLNKIDKQQNRLEQIMSVLSNQELETINAILDKLRTLNVELYPNESSHFEE